The Malus domestica chromosome 17, GDT2T_hap1 genome contains the following window.
TGtgtattaatgaatttgcaGGATTACAATCTCTTTACAACTTGATCCCCTGATTTGATGTCCGAAACGTGTAGATGTGtaatgttgttgatccaagggtcacgatgacttgatcttggatgaatgaGGGCCGAGAAGCCAAAAATGCTTTGCTTCTTTCTCGTTGCTTTGCTTTGAATGTATGATTCTTGGGGATAGTTGATACCTTGAtggagaagcctatttataggctttgagaatgaatcgccaccacaatttttttcttcccacCCATTTGTGGCCTAACTTATGGTCTAATTTTCCCACTTAAtacaattttaaacttgaagtggCCTAACTTATGGCCTAATTTTTCCACTTAATACAACACTAAAATTGAAGTGTGCTTGCCCTGTCATTGTCCAAATGAGAAAAACTTGTTTTGATCCGTAATGGATTGAAGTGTACTTGtcttgtcattgcccaaaatgagaaaAAAATCTTGTTTAATCGTCCAAGGGTATTTCTTTTGATACCCTTCATGCACCCCTTTTCAATATGAGGTGATTTGTCcaattttgttgagtcacacgccatgtgtacaatttgtaCGACACATGGCGTATGCCATGTATGCCCTGACACGTCGAAACTTTAATGCATTAGTGAACATTTAACTCActgaaattttgatgtctacaaattttttatatatccTTACGCACCACACTTTCATCCCTGGCCCTCGATTGTCAACAAGAACTCTTAAACACCACATATGGGCTCTTAATCATGTTTTAGGAAGGGATTCTTGATATATTCTTCTACAAAAGGTATCATAACACAACTACAAAACAGTAAAGCTAATATCAACCAAATAAATCACGAATGAAagttatcttcttcttcttcttttttttttttttttttaaatcaacacgtttataattttattgattagggttttgttctacACTAGTGGATGATAGTGactttgaaaacttgaaaagagAAAGAGCCTTATGTCATACACATTGGAAGTGATTTGATGTGTATTTAGaatttttaatttccttttAAAATCTAATGGGGCCTAAATAGTCATTTTATATAAGGGtatataagtcatttaataaTAAGTTTTAATGTGGAGTGTATTTAACAATATGTGGGTGCTAATAAAaaatccttccttttttttcatcttataattaaaaaatagtgttattcacacacttatttatttttcacattttttattaatttctttgatATTCTCAAGTTCATTCCATCTAACAATTAAAAATCGAGAAGGgtatataaaaagtaaaaagaagtgTGTGCAGATTCTGAAAGTTGTGTTGGTCTCGTGGGTTTTGAAACCTGGATGagtgaagaaacaaaattgtgtATTCTTGTATTTTGATCACTCCGTATACCTGCCTGTGGAAGAAATTCTTCTACACAAATGTCTAAATTTTACATGATATTATTTATTCTTTTAGCTTTTGTTAAAAGATGTAGTGGCACGCTTTATGATACGCATTCTTTGGGAAGCTTAAGAGAGTTTTGAGTATGTCCGAGGATTTGTCATCcgatacattaaaaattagacaAGAGAAGGTACCAAAACAAAGGCCAAGCGGGAAACAAAGTAAACGCAAataagccttatatatatatatatatatatatatataagaataaGTGAAatgctcttttcttttctgatttatatttttgaattgaACAAAATACACGATAAAAAAAACCTACTAGaaactaaaaatattaaaaagaaaacgaGAAAGCACGTAGTTATTAATTCATATGATGATATATGTTCATTTGTTTTGCTCGCGAAGCGGTATACCGAAAAAAGAAAAGCGTATCGGCCCCAGGATCTTGGAGGGGAAACCAAATTTTGGGATAACGTATGGGCGTTCCCAAGTTATCTGATGTTGATTGGTTGTTATACTTATACCTAAGCAAAATTAATAAGCGTTGGGGTCCACGactcccttaaaaaaaaaaaaaactttataagGCATTTAAGAGCGCTTTTACGGTTTTTGagtaataaatatatatttaatagaaTATTTAAGTGgacaataaaaaagaagaagtgaAAAATACAGTAGTGAGGCCCAAAATAATGTCAAATGGGGTTCTAACCTCAAGAATCTCAATGGAAAGTCTCACTTtatttttcaaaacttcacgGTGAGACgaaagtgaaaataaatagattgaacGATAATTTAAGTACAACTGGATGAGGATTGGTAATGTGGTACCGGTTTTCCCTATTCCAATTTATTTACTTTATTTGAGTAACCAATATTAAATTCAAATATCtgtaaatttaggttttaaatcgTTGATTACAAGTATTTAAGTATGAATTATAATAGATTTTGcacagaaaaatatattttgaagaacTTGAATATGACAGTTGTTGTTATGGTAAaagaattaaaagaaaaattaacaaaaataaacaaaaaaacaaaaaaatgaaaaaaaatgaaaagggtgATCGGTATTATGCTAGCGATAGGTTTAAGGTGCAGTCACTACCTCGCTTGTTCTTGTGGACAATCGGTAGCAAAGTACCAATCGtatctttttctattttatttatttattttcttttttccttgaattttttttcttcctacgTTACTTTATTTAGATTCAAATacctttatatttatatttatatccttgtttttgagtgttttgacaTGGATAATAAGACAATTTTCACCGAAAATACATTTTCTAAAACATGAAGATGATAGTTTGGTGTTATGGTAAGggcaaaaagaaaattttaacaaaaataaataaaattgatggtTTAGGCAGAGGGAGATGCAGTAGCAGCCCAAGCCCATTGAGCTCAGGCACTAGTAGCAACCCACCTTATGCCCTCGAGAAGGCCTAAGGTGCAGCAAAAGTAGTAGAGGCCCatgaggtttagggtttagcatATCATGAATAGTAACAAGTATATGGTAGCAGGCCGTAAAAATAACATCTTGAGTTCGGTGTGTTTCAGGGCTCGGCACACTCGAATATAAAAATTGGTACCATATGGAATATCCTGCAAATACAAATTTAACTATGCACAGTAGACTAGTCTAATGAGTTAGTCAACTGGTTACAAGTTAATCAGTGATATAAAGAGTAGTTGCAATAACAAATCCTAATTGACCAATACATCCAACAAATCCTTAGCTACGGAGtagctttacctttgtgcaacatTGCCTTACACGAGATGAACTCTTTCGATCTTCACGAAGTGGCAGCTCCTCATGAgctcttcaccttgtggcaccaATATCAACTCAAATCACAAAATGATATAATGTTATGATATGCATTTAAAATCTGGATTCAACAACCAGTCAGTTTCACCAGTCAAACAGTTAAAAGAAGAAACTGACGAGAATCCAAAACAGGTCAgtttaaagatttgaaacttgaagaacttgaccacaaaaataaaacaaaaccaagAAGAACATGCAACTCTATTCTACAATGAGTGGGTGTTTaatgcatgaacatggttttgtgGTTAGGGTTTCTAAAGAAGAACACAAGAGGCAACACAAGGTTTTAAAACACTCTTTGAAAATGTAAAATTTTCTAGCCAAAACAAATGAGCAATTAAGAAGATTTTAAACACGCATTTACAGAGAAGAATTTATAAATATTCAAAGACAAATATTACCCAGAAAAATGCTTGATGCTCATAAGGAAATCTGAGATAGAGAGGAAAAAGCAAACCGTCTCAAAATTATAAACTTTCTCTCCAAAGAGGAAATGAAATCCTCTAACCCTATTAAAACAAAACCTTAGATTGCTGCAAACAAGGTACAAAGACACTTGTCAAATGTGCAAGCAATATGAGCAGATCAATGGTAAAAAGCTCAATCTCGTCTAAAAGGTGTCAGTTAGCCCATGTGAGTTATCTTAAATTGCATGCCTAGCTAGCTGGATAACATCAAGAAATTTTGACGAGACAAGGTCACTAGTCAAAATGCATAAATAAGTTaaacatgaaatgcatatgcatAAACAAACATTTTGAGATGAAATGTGCCACATCACATTTACTCTAGTAGCAACAGCCCATAATCAAAATATATCCTAAAAGCTAGATTGAGCATGTGTGAGGTTCAATTACAATATTTGACAAGGGAAGCCAAACCTAAAAGTCTTTGACTTCACAGATATTCTTTGGCTCACTGCAGTGTGGTGGAGAAATTTGTTTTAAGGAGGGGTTactattttaaaaattacaactttAGGATGAATTCTTTCAGGGTTGACTACAACTTATAAATGCCCCACCCCCGACAATAATGCTTCGTCCGGCCAACCATGCTTGACCCTGAGATTAAAACTAAACTCTACCCTTATTGATAACAGCCTATAAATGCCCACCATCAACACCAATGTTTCATGCAGGCAACAATGGTCAACCTGGGATTAAAACTAAACCCTCCTCCCATCACCAATGCTTTGTACGGACAACAATGGTTGACCCGTGAGATAAAAACTAAACCCTACGCGATATTGATAGCGTCTTATATAAGCTCCACTCACAGCACCAAACTCATTGCTTTAATAATTGTTTATAATCCTTTATTGGACATTGATACGAACAGTTGAAACTTTCTCTGCAAATTCACCAAATGGGTCTTTGGAAAAATAGTCTCTGAAATTATCCACGATTTACCAACACCATTAGTTTTCTTTCAGTTCATGTGTTCTTTCAATTCAACCAATTCGCACCACTAGTTCATCGATTTGTTACATTTCCCGTCAATGCAGGGAAAATGAGGATTGGATTAGATGGGATAAGTCGCAATTATGTTGAAGGGGAAAAAAAATTGCGGCGACTTGGAGGTAGGGAATTGAATGCTCAAGAAGAAAACTTGTTCATTCCACTCCTCCCCAAAACGGTAGGACATAGGAGAAATTTCTTTCATGGTTAATCCCCTCAACTCTACCTTCAATATACCTCGAATTTATAGGGTCATCCATTCCAATCCAATCCTAGACACCAAACAGGACCGTTGTTTAATAAAACCTTTCAAGCAAATCGAAAACTGGTTTCATCTCCAGGTAGTACAACATTGAAAGCAGTTGGTGTCTCCTAAATCAACCATATTATAGTCCTAATCCTAAAATCTGGCTGAGCTCTACTCCGTTCCatcccattgggtttttgccTGAGCTTCTTATCAAAACATGGTTGTCATTACATGACATGACTGAGTAAATTCTAAATGAAACATAAAAGTAACAATTCCGGCACGGAGCTCTGACTAACAACTCCGGCACAGATCTCTGATTGGCGGTTTCTCGCAATCAAATTCAAACCAACTAATATAAACCACCTAAGTAACAATTCTGGCACAGATCTCTGATTAGGCGATTTCTCGCAATAAAATTCAAACTAACTAGTATACACCATCTACAATGCCGTACTTTTCAGCACTAGCAGTCAACATGCCGAACCACCACTCGAACAAAAGCTACCATTGTTGTCACCAGCATTCAACTCCATCCGCACACCATGCCCGAATTCTGGTACAAATTTGCCTTGCCTCTAATTCAGAACCCAAAAGTGATCTATTCTTCTACCGCCTAACACCCGAAAATAACCATCTATTCAATTCGTGAGGAAATACGGTTTATAGTGTACTAATTGGGATAAGTTTCATAACTTACTCCTTCAACAAAGCCTAAATTCCTTAAACACCAACACACAACACATATTTCAAGTAAGAAAAAAGCGGTCTATTTTTCGCTATAAACAGTTTCTAATATGTCCATCAAATTCAAATCATAGGAATTAAACATCACAGCAGACTGATTTCGCATTCGAAAATTATGTTCTACCTAACATTTAACACATCGGAAGGAATTGGATTGAGCAAAAACCCCCCAAATCAAGCTGTAATTTTCATAAAAACACACTACAATTACAAACCGAAAAATTCAACCTTTCGAAAAaggaaaaaccaaaaagagagTAGAgcttacaaaattacaaagcgAAGCCTTTCAAGTACTCAGGATCGCGCTTAGCCCTCTCCTGAAACTTCTTGAACCACCGGTCCAATATATCCATAGGCACCACCAGCTTGCTCCCATCCACGCCGCAAAACGACTGCATGAAATTGAACAGGTTCTCCCCAACCTTCATCGCCAGCCGCTCGATTCGCTTCTCGGCGGTGACGTCCAGCGACGGAAGCGTCGCCAGGTCCTCCACCGACACGCCGATTTTGGCCGACAGCGGCGTCGCGTCGGCTGTGAGCTGGAGCTGGCCGCCGGGCTCGGGCCAGGGCAGAGAAAGCACCGCCGAAGGCCTCGCCACGGTGACGGCGCCgcagaagaagaaggcggagcCCGGGGACTGGATGTAGACGGCTAGGGCTTTGTCCGGCGGG
Protein-coding sequences here:
- the LOC103405816 gene encoding protein OPI10 homolog; this translates as MFGVVFPNRSFPMDISSFSQIDTFHWILDMNTFVGEAYDQVCELCIFLLNNFTLPPDKALAVYIQSPGSAFFFCGAVTVARPSAVLSLPWPEPGGQLQLTADATPLSAKIGVSVEDLATLPSLDVTAEKRIERLAMKVGENLFNFMQSFCGVDGSKLVVPMDILDRWFKKFQERAKRDPEYLKGFAL